From Paenibacillus physcomitrellae, the proteins below share one genomic window:
- a CDS encoding FAD-dependent oxidoreductase, which produces MKIAVIGCTHAGTAAIVNAAKLYPEAQITVYERNDNISFLSCGIALYVGGMVKDPAGLFYSSPEQLKELGVETRMLHEVTEIDTLGKTLTARNLKTGEMLQDSYDKLIVTTGSWPIVPKFEGGDLDNILLSKNFNHSNTIIEKSKQASSIVVVGAGYIGVELVEAFQLNGKQVTLIDAEERILSKYLDADYTDKIEASLQHHGIKLALGEKVTRFEGATGKVSKVITDKGEYEADLVILCIGFRPNTELLKGQVDMLKNGAIIVDNYMQTSCPDVYAAGDSCAVYYNPTRQHAYIPLATNAVRMGTLIARNLIKPTVSYMGTQGTSGIKIYEDNIAATGLTELAAQEAGLDIDSVLIHEHYRPEFMPTHEEVMLKVVFEKTSRRIVGAQLMSKANLTQSINTLSVCIQNQMTMEELAFVDFFFQPHYNKPWNFLNTAGLAALPEVPSLELTR; this is translated from the coding sequence ATGAAAATTGCAGTGATTGGATGTACTCATGCAGGCACGGCGGCTATTGTAAATGCGGCAAAATTGTATCCGGAAGCTCAGATTACCGTTTATGAGCGTAATGACAATATTTCATTCCTATCCTGCGGTATTGCGCTTTATGTAGGCGGAATGGTAAAGGACCCGGCCGGATTATTTTATTCCTCGCCTGAACAGCTCAAAGAGCTGGGGGTGGAGACCCGGATGCTGCATGAAGTGACGGAGATCGATACGTTGGGGAAAACGTTGACCGCCCGCAACTTGAAGACAGGGGAAATGCTGCAGGACAGTTATGACAAGCTGATTGTGACCACTGGTTCCTGGCCAATTGTTCCGAAGTTTGAAGGCGGCGATCTGGACAACATTTTGCTCTCCAAGAACTTCAATCACTCTAATACGATCATCGAGAAATCGAAGCAGGCCTCCAGCATTGTTGTCGTTGGGGCCGGTTATATCGGGGTTGAACTTGTGGAAGCCTTCCAGCTTAACGGCAAGCAGGTGACGCTGATTGATGCCGAGGAACGAATCTTGAGCAAATACCTCGACGCCGATTACACGGATAAAATTGAAGCTTCCCTGCAGCATCATGGCATCAAACTGGCGCTCGGCGAGAAGGTAACGCGCTTTGAGGGTGCCACTGGTAAAGTAAGCAAGGTCATTACGGACAAAGGCGAATACGAGGCGGACCTGGTTATTTTGTGCATCGGCTTCCGTCCGAACACGGAACTGCTCAAAGGCCAGGTTGATATGCTGAAGAACGGGGCCATCATCGTGGACAATTACATGCAGACCAGCTGTCCGGATGTTTATGCGGCCGGCGACAGCTGCGCGGTTTATTACAACCCGACCCGTCAACATGCTTACATTCCACTGGCCACCAACGCTGTCCGCATGGGAACCCTGATTGCCCGGAACCTGATCAAACCTACGGTATCCTACATGGGTACGCAAGGAACCTCGGGCATCAAGATCTATGAAGATAACATCGCAGCTACAGGACTTACAGAGCTGGCGGCCCAGGAAGCAGGCCTGGATATTGACAGCGTACTGATTCATGAGCATTACCGTCCAGAATTTATGCCGACCCATGAGGAAGTGATGCTGAAGGTTGTCTTCGAGAAAACCTCCCGCCGAATTGTCGGGGCCCAGCTCATGTCGAAAGCGAACCTGACCCAGTCGATCAATACGCTTTCGGTGTGCATTCAGAATCAAATGACCATGGAAGAGCTGGCGTTTGTCGATTTCTTCTTCCAGCCGCATTACAACAAACCATGGAACTTCCTTAATACAGCGGGGTTAGCGGCTCTGCCAGAGGTTCCATCGCTGGAGCTTACCCGTTAA
- a CDS encoding DUF5316 family protein, with product MSDLIRWLSYLGYALLASAILLSGSAVGGDRMRANQAYESMNDQAGKERRSRLKWSGWLFLAGVLALAAAFILHRVVE from the coding sequence ATGTCTGACTTGATTCGCTGGCTGTCTTACTTGGGTTATGCCCTGCTGGCCAGCGCCATTCTATTAAGTGGTTCGGCCGTCGGCGGCGATCGGATGCGTGCCAATCAGGCTTATGAAAGCATGAATGATCAGGCTGGAAAGGAACGAAGAAGCCGGCTGAAATGGTCGGGCTGGTTGTTCCTGGCCGGTGTGCTTGCGTTGGCTGCTGCCTTTATTTTGCATAGGGTCGTGGAATAA
- a CDS encoding stalk domain-containing protein, whose product MKSRQIKPYFISSVAAALLVAGIALPYGNAPSAAAAAAQTAAVPAILLDGYSLPFPAPPAVKSGTTMVPFRAVAEALHITVQWDAKARTVTATKAMSGGGTRKVVLKQGSKQATVDGKAVTLAVAPYAQNGSVLVPLSFFSSQFGAAVSWNGATKTVSIQSPAEDMDTSVFYALNSFAKRSYMPLFDGVSFGWARIGEDGRLTLEGKDYYWPEAAGDITPESLVEGAEAAGQDAQLLVVGTDGAGELTRLLGDPTLRAAAISDIVSLASGKHFTGITLDFEGLGLTGDAQAVQQSLNTFVKDASAAARQAGLRLSLALHPLNGSYKGYDYKTLGSYADELIIMAYDFKQEPGPEPLGSIDTAIKLALQQVDKSKLVLGISLGSENAQSLRGPVGLAKRYDLKGIAIWRLTLVSDEIVNALKQNVILN is encoded by the coding sequence TTGAAGTCTCGCCAAATCAAGCCATATTTCATATCGTCTGTAGCTGCCGCGCTTCTTGTCGCCGGCATCGCTTTGCCTTATGGAAACGCCCCGTCAGCCGCTGCCGCGGCGGCCCAGACGGCCGCTGTGCCTGCTATTTTGCTGGATGGGTACAGTCTGCCTTTTCCCGCTCCGCCTGCGGTCAAGTCGGGAACGACCATGGTTCCGTTCCGAGCCGTTGCAGAAGCTTTGCATATAACGGTCCAATGGGACGCCAAAGCGCGGACGGTTACGGCCACTAAAGCCATGAGCGGCGGAGGCACCCGCAAAGTGGTTCTCAAACAGGGAAGCAAACAGGCCACGGTGGATGGCAAAGCGGTAACGCTGGCCGTTGCGCCTTATGCCCAGAACGGCAGCGTGCTTGTCCCGCTTAGCTTCTTCAGCAGCCAATTCGGAGCAGCAGTAAGCTGGAACGGCGCTACGAAGACGGTGTCGATCCAGTCTCCTGCGGAGGATATGGATACCTCGGTCTTTTACGCTCTGAATTCATTCGCCAAACGCAGCTATATGCCGCTGTTCGACGGCGTTTCCTTCGGCTGGGCCCGGATCGGCGAAGATGGCAGATTGACCCTAGAGGGGAAAGATTATTACTGGCCTGAGGCCGCCGGTGACATTACGCCGGAATCGCTGGTTGAGGGAGCAGAGGCAGCTGGACAGGATGCCCAGCTTCTGGTGGTCGGTACGGATGGTGCAGGAGAATTGACCCGGCTGCTTGGCGATCCAACGCTGCGTGCAGCGGCAATATCGGATATAGTGAGCCTGGCATCCGGCAAACATTTTACCGGTATTACTTTGGACTTTGAAGGACTGGGCCTTACAGGCGACGCACAGGCAGTACAACAATCCTTAAACACCTTCGTGAAGGATGCATCGGCAGCGGCCCGGCAGGCCGGTCTGAGGCTGTCTCTGGCCCTGCATCCGTTAAACGGCTCTTATAAAGGTTATGATTATAAAACGCTGGGTTCTTATGCGGATGAATTGATCATTATGGCTTACGATTTCAAACAGGAGCCCGGACCTGAACCGCTGGGCAGTATTGATACCGCGATTAAGCTGGCGCTGCAGCAGGTCGACAAGAGCAAGCTGGTGCTGGGTATTTCTCTCGGCAGCGAAAATGCCCAGTCCTTAAGAGGACCGGTTGGTTTAGCCAAGCGCTATGACCTCAAGGGAATTGCGATTTGGAGATTGACTTTGGTCAGCGACGAGATTGTGAATGCTCTTAAACAAAACGTCATTTTGAATTAA
- a CDS encoding ABC transporter ATP-binding protein, whose translation MVSLQTARLDIAYEERLIVEDLNIKIPDGKITALVGANGSGKSTILKTMARIHGPKNGSVLLNGKSIHKQSTREVAKQLAILPQNPTAPDGLTVYELVSYGRFPYQKGFGSMSAEDRRVIEWAIEVTAMSDFAERPIEQLSGGQRQRAWIAMALAQETGILFLDEPTTFLDMAHQLEVLELLEELNAEQNRTIVMVVHDLNHASRYAQHMIAIKSGKAVAEGAPTEVMTSEVLQEVFGIEADIILDPRTGVPLCLPYGLCGRKPSARVKAAEKDIVPAAQLTAAFR comes from the coding sequence ATGGTATCTTTGCAAACGGCTCGTTTGGATATCGCTTATGAGGAGCGGTTGATCGTTGAGGATTTGAATATCAAGATTCCTGACGGTAAAATCACAGCACTTGTAGGAGCCAACGGTTCCGGCAAGTCTACGATCTTGAAGACCATGGCCCGGATTCACGGACCTAAGAACGGAAGTGTACTGCTCAACGGCAAATCGATACATAAGCAGTCCACACGCGAGGTAGCGAAGCAGCTGGCTATTCTGCCGCAGAACCCGACCGCTCCGGACGGCTTGACCGTTTATGAACTGGTATCCTACGGCCGCTTCCCTTACCAGAAAGGCTTCGGCAGCATGAGCGCTGAGGACCGCCGCGTGATTGAGTGGGCCATTGAAGTTACGGCCATGTCCGATTTTGCGGAGCGTCCGATCGAGCAGCTTTCCGGCGGTCAGCGCCAGCGTGCCTGGATCGCCATGGCTCTTGCCCAGGAGACAGGAATCCTGTTCCTTGACGAGCCAACGACTTTCCTGGATATGGCGCACCAGCTCGAAGTGCTGGAATTGCTCGAAGAGCTGAATGCGGAGCAGAACCGGACGATCGTTATGGTTGTGCATGATCTGAATCACGCTTCCCGTTATGCCCAGCACATGATTGCCATTAAATCCGGCAAAGCGGTAGCAGAAGGTGCGCCTACTGAAGTTATGACGTCTGAAGTGCTGCAGGAGGTATTTGGAATCGAGGCGGATATCATTCTGGATCCGCGGACCGGCGTTCCTCTTTGCCTGCCTTATGGCTTATGCGGCCGTAAACCTTCGGCCCGTGTGAAAGCAGCCGAGAAGGACATTGTCCCGGCGGCCCAATTGACAGCGGCATTCCGCTAA
- a CDS encoding DUF3243 domain-containing protein, whose product MSEHNHVVNKEGELALNKVDDALNRIDEERKDEILNSFNEFKSYLRKRIELAQNIGLNEEAIAVAAEKVAGYLAKQEEPRNAEEKLLRELWNAGNKEQQHALAHMLVGMAKS is encoded by the coding sequence GTGTCTGAACATAATCATGTAGTGAATAAGGAAGGCGAATTGGCGCTGAACAAGGTGGACGATGCGCTGAACCGGATCGATGAAGAGCGTAAGGATGAAATCCTGAACAGCTTTAACGAATTTAAATCCTATTTGCGAAAAAGAATAGAGCTCGCGCAGAACATCGGCTTAAACGAGGAAGCCATTGCCGTGGCTGCCGAGAAAGTGGCCGGTTATCTGGCGAAGCAGGAGGAGCCCCGCAACGCCGAAGAGAAGCTGCTGCGCGAGCTTTGGAATGCAGGCAACAAGGAGCAGCAGCATGCTCTGGCACATATGCTGGTAGGCATGGCTAAATCTTAA
- a CDS encoding lipocalin-like domain-containing protein, translating into MKQTKGAGAVMTTKGHSTMGSTPEHYKRLGIRKNDIKPWEDGYRTKDVKGTYEWWYFDSQMDDGSTLVIVFYSNKWTLAPKKGPTPQVTFALHTADGQEFSETMEMPFSSFEAAVDHCRVKIEDCLFEGDLHEYHIRFNNGKIEANVRLAGNVPSWRPETGYFYFGDQEQHYFAWLPSVPEGRVEAEVKVEGKTLTYTGTGYHDHNWGNISMMSIIRHWYWGRAKIGRYQTISSYISGEKKFGDNKFPIFMLAKDGEIIADDAVSFLHFWEEDPYTDSQTGQTFYNRLLYDYNDGRQHYRVTYQRERDIEFHQASASLSKPLQLLAKVIRLDGVYIRFTGMATIECFDGSHVVESVSGPAIWELTSKI; encoded by the coding sequence GTGAAGCAAACGAAAGGGGCCGGCGCTGTCATGACAACCAAAGGACATTCCACAATGGGGTCTACCCCCGAGCATTATAAACGTTTAGGGATTCGGAAGAATGACATCAAACCTTGGGAAGATGGTTACCGGACTAAGGACGTCAAAGGAACCTACGAATGGTGGTATTTCGATTCGCAGATGGATGACGGCTCAACGCTGGTCATTGTGTTCTATTCGAACAAATGGACGCTGGCGCCCAAGAAGGGACCGACGCCGCAGGTTACGTTTGCGCTGCATACGGCTGACGGACAGGAATTCTCCGAAACGATGGAGATGCCTTTCTCAAGCTTTGAAGCCGCTGTGGATCACTGCCGTGTGAAGATCGAGGACTGCCTTTTCGAAGGGGATTTGCATGAATACCATATCCGGTTCAACAATGGAAAGATTGAAGCCAATGTCCGGCTGGCCGGCAACGTTCCGTCCTGGCGTCCGGAAACCGGATACTTCTACTTCGGCGATCAGGAGCAGCATTATTTCGCCTGGCTGCCTTCCGTTCCGGAAGGACGCGTCGAAGCGGAGGTGAAGGTAGAAGGCAAAACTTTGACCTATACCGGCACAGGCTATCATGATCACAACTGGGGCAACATTTCCATGATGAGCATCATCCGGCACTGGTATTGGGGCAGAGCCAAGATAGGCAGATATCAAACCATCTCTTCCTATATCAGCGGAGAGAAGAAGTTCGGTGACAACAAGTTCCCGATCTTTATGCTCGCCAAAGACGGGGAGATCATTGCCGACGATGCGGTGAGCTTCCTGCATTTTTGGGAGGAGGATCCCTATACCGATTCCCAAACAGGGCAGACCTTCTATAATCGCCTCCTTTATGATTACAACGATGGTCGGCAGCATTACCGGGTCACTTACCAGCGGGAGAGGGACATTGAATTTCATCAGGCTTCGGCATCCTTATCCAAACCGCTGCAGCTGCTCGCGAAAGTGATCCGTTTGGATGGGGTGTACATCCGGTTCACCGGGATGGCGACCATTGAATGTTTTGACGGCAGCCATGTGGTTGAGAGCGTCTCCGGCCCGGCCATTTGGGAACTGACGTCAAAGATTTAA
- a CDS encoding helix-turn-helix transcriptional regulator, protein MAAKTADWEIKKMKMSGYHHLSREFELYCVDLVLKGDLDFLDYLTPDTINTYPLAEDSFRSLKNNVICVVTVVCRAVADVGVEPEKCFALSDYYINKLEKQTTPLAVCRLTVDLIRHYSQLVKEERLKSYSLPIVRAIQYIHSHLFEPCRVKDIALALNLHPNYLSTLFKTEVGLPLTQYVKSIKLEEARKLLLNSEYSITEISEMLGYSSLSYFSKDFQKAYACSPRKYVASTIWNLKEPDSNNLVASRYGQLSAEKIRNILKEETLKSKR, encoded by the coding sequence ATGGCAGCCAAAACCGCAGACTGGGAAATCAAAAAAATGAAAATGTCCGGTTATCATCATCTTTCCCGTGAATTTGAATTATATTGCGTCGATCTCGTCCTTAAAGGTGATCTGGATTTCCTTGACTATTTGACGCCGGACACGATCAACACTTACCCGCTGGCCGAGGATTCCTTTCGTTCCCTCAAGAACAACGTCATCTGTGTCGTTACAGTAGTCTGCCGGGCTGTAGCCGATGTAGGCGTTGAACCTGAAAAATGTTTTGCGCTGAGCGATTACTATATCAATAAGCTGGAGAAACAGACCACGCCGCTGGCCGTCTGCCGCCTGACGGTCGATTTGATCCGCCATTACTCTCAGCTGGTGAAGGAGGAGCGGCTGAAATCCTACTCCCTGCCGATCGTCCGGGCGATCCAGTACATCCACAGCCACCTGTTTGAGCCCTGCCGGGTCAAAGACATTGCGCTTGCGCTGAATCTTCATCCCAATTACCTGTCTACCCTGTTCAAAACGGAAGTCGGCCTCCCGCTCACCCAATACGTGAAAAGCATCAAGCTCGAAGAAGCGCGCAAGCTGCTGCTGAACAGCGAATATTCCATCACGGAAATTTCGGAAATGCTCGGCTACAGCAGTTTGTCTTATTTCTCGAAAGATTTTCAGAAGGCTTATGCGTGCAGTCCGCGAAAATATGTGGCCTCCACCATCTGGAATCTGAAGGAGCCTGACAGCAACAATCTCGTTGCCAGCCGGTACGGCCAGCTTTCGGCGGAGAAGATCCGCAATATTTTGAAGGAAGAAACGTTAAAGTCTAAACGCTGA
- a CDS encoding MFS transporter, translating into METTQRERFSYYGYSFGQIMIYMILTSFLQIYMTDIAIPAATVGTILLIARVLDAVYDPFFGIIVNKSKWKTGKYTPWLRISTFLIAGLTILLFAVPASLDLWVKILLAAGLYIIWGMCYTLCDVPYFSLVTVMTGSVTERNTILSRGRLFSLIGTAIIASLFPLAYPKTGWFWGVFIFTVLSFAVMTPLGRVAKERHPVTEEAPSLLALLKAVGRNKYLLVFCLAFMVANITNTILTVNGYFAIYCLGGPEMISITMTVPMLFAAVFCALVPAIIKKVDKFDLYMVATAVGVVSSIVMYLAGYSNFTLYMVLSTIRIVAVTYTSSFMILFVVDCAEYGRYKTGEDSTAVTVSLQTFTAKALGALSAALGMFILGLSGFVDGADAVQPPAVLDTLWILVSILPAAGLIVSFFILLFGYKLRDRDVQIMSKVNQKLLSREAAETMLSRKY; encoded by the coding sequence ATGGAGACTACACAGCGGGAGCGTTTTTCTTATTACGGTTATTCGTTCGGACAAATTATGATCTACATGATACTTACCAGCTTTCTGCAGATCTATATGACTGACATCGCTATTCCGGCAGCTACCGTAGGGACGATCCTGCTGATCGCCCGGGTGCTGGATGCCGTTTATGATCCCTTCTTCGGGATTATCGTGAACAAAAGCAAGTGGAAGACAGGCAAATATACCCCTTGGCTGCGGATATCCACGTTTCTGATCGCGGGGCTTACGATCCTGCTGTTTGCCGTGCCAGCATCACTGGATCTATGGGTCAAGATCCTGCTGGCCGCCGGACTTTATATTATCTGGGGCATGTGCTACACCTTGTGTGATGTTCCCTATTTCTCTCTGGTCACGGTGATGACCGGCAGCGTGACGGAACGCAACACGATTCTGTCGCGCGGCAGGCTGTTCTCCTTGATCGGCACCGCGATCATCGCTTCCCTGTTTCCCCTGGCTTATCCGAAGACAGGCTGGTTCTGGGGCGTCTTCATCTTTACCGTGCTGTCCTTTGCGGTCATGACGCCGCTAGGACGGGTGGCCAAGGAACGCCATCCGGTCACGGAAGAGGCGCCTTCCTTGTTAGCCCTGTTAAAGGCAGTGGGCAGGAACAAATATTTGCTGGTGTTCTGCCTGGCATTTATGGTCGCCAATATCACCAACACGATTCTGACGGTGAACGGTTATTTTGCGATTTATTGTCTGGGCGGGCCGGAGATGATTTCGATCACGATGACGGTTCCCATGCTGTTTGCCGCCGTATTCTGCGCGCTGGTACCGGCCATCATCAAAAAGGTGGATAAATTCGATTTATATATGGTCGCCACGGCAGTCGGCGTAGTGTCGAGCATCGTGATGTATTTGGCGGGTTATTCCAATTTCACTTTGTATATGGTGTTGTCTACGATCCGCATTGTGGCGGTCACGTATACCAGCTCGTTTATGATCCTGTTTGTGGTCGATTGTGCGGAATACGGCCGGTACAAAACAGGGGAAGACAGCACGGCAGTCACAGTATCTTTGCAAACGTTTACGGCCAAAGCGCTGGGCGCTCTCTCGGCGGCCTTGGGCATGTTCATTTTGGGATTAAGCGGTTTTGTCGACGGGGCGGACGCGGTTCAGCCACCGGCCGTGCTGGATACGCTGTGGATTCTCGTATCGATTCTTCCGGCTGCGGGGCTGATTGTCTCGTTCTTTATCCTCTTGTTCGGCTACAAGCTGCGTGACCGCGATGTACAGATCATGTCCAAGGTGAACCAGAAGCTGCTCAGCCGAGAGGCGGCGGAGACGATGCTGTCGAGAAAATATTAA
- a CDS encoding beta-mannosidase: protein MISYLDLGGSWTLTGRSTQRQYPGQLPGSNYLDLLACGAIQDPFWGMNEKQATQIAEEDYVYARHFNVYSGLLACDKVTLEISGIDTFGVITLNDRQIGNCSNAHRDYRFDVKPYLTEGDNIIEIEFTSPLPYIRRMKKEMPLFHMSFGEIASYVRKPQYHFGWDWGPNLPPVGVSGKIGISGETAARLEEVRVNQLHHNGKVDLQIYAGLERLSEVSRRQPLVYEIELTSPDGSTRQIGGTTTENRIDAVLTVEDPQLWWSNGLGEQPLYELEVRISTAEGHVNEKVSSWKRTIGLRTIRLDTSADAYGNNFRFVVNGVPIFAKGADWIPSDSFVTRTSPEDLEFYIQSARTANMNMLRVWGGGYYESDLFYDLCDRYGILVWQDFGFACNEYPMSDPEFMDSVKAEVEDQVRRLRDHASLALWCGNNEVEPFYLLMKKKSVAVHKRFFFEQLPAWMKQLDPVTPYWPGSPSSGGPKDKAGLLNKGDSHLWQVWHGMKPIEYLGELPARFCSEFGLESMPSMRTIRSFTDAKEPSISDPVMKAHQKSQAGNEKMLFYILSKYRNPANFEDFTYLSQLIQAEAVQMATEGWRRSTGRCNGALYWQYNDCWPTASWSGIDYEKQYKALQYKARHFNAMLCVSAHMRKDKAEIYVINDYAESFTGTLQWKIADFSGQVIASSTATAQAGPAAAVKLLDLDFAEIVGPRSRSDLLLSLTLTDQEGQTRFEQIRLLVPDKKARLQKPQIRQTLTVKGETAELTLQTDTFARSVRVEIEGQDAPLSDNFFDLETGRSITLTFPVKPGTKAEQLKRQISIKTLANVTSKGNAFSDAFRRMAFRLKPINFFTWMIYKFV from the coding sequence ATGATCAGTTACTTGGACCTTGGGGGCAGTTGGACCTTGACCGGACGAAGCACGCAAAGGCAGTATCCGGGCCAGCTTCCAGGCAGCAATTATCTCGATTTACTGGCGTGCGGCGCCATTCAAGATCCCTTCTGGGGGATGAATGAGAAACAGGCGACCCAAATTGCCGAAGAGGATTATGTGTATGCCCGTCATTTTAACGTGTACAGCGGGCTGCTGGCCTGCGACAAGGTGACTTTGGAGATCTCGGGCATCGATACATTTGGGGTGATTACCCTGAATGACCGGCAGATCGGCAATTGCAGCAATGCACATCGGGACTATCGTTTTGATGTCAAACCTTATTTGACCGAGGGTGATAACATCATCGAAATCGAGTTCACAAGCCCGCTTCCTTATATCCGGAGAATGAAGAAGGAAATGCCTCTATTTCATATGTCCTTTGGTGAAATCGCTTCCTATGTCCGCAAACCGCAATATCATTTCGGATGGGATTGGGGTCCCAATCTGCCGCCTGTAGGCGTGAGCGGGAAAATTGGCATTAGCGGCGAAACGGCCGCTCGTCTGGAGGAGGTTCGGGTAAATCAGCTTCATCATAACGGCAAAGTCGATTTGCAAATCTACGCCGGTCTGGAGCGGCTTTCGGAGGTGAGCCGGAGGCAGCCGCTCGTGTATGAAATCGAGCTGACCTCACCGGACGGTTCGACCCGGCAGATCGGAGGCACTACGACCGAGAATCGGATTGACGCTGTATTGACCGTGGAAGACCCGCAGCTGTGGTGGAGCAACGGACTGGGCGAGCAGCCTTTGTATGAGCTGGAGGTACGTATTAGCACAGCGGAGGGGCATGTGAACGAGAAGGTAAGCAGCTGGAAGCGGACGATCGGCCTGCGGACGATTCGGCTGGACACATCAGCGGATGCTTACGGGAATAACTTCCGGTTTGTCGTCAATGGTGTGCCGATCTTCGCCAAAGGGGCGGACTGGATTCCTTCCGACAGCTTTGTGACTCGTACGTCGCCGGAGGATTTGGAGTTCTACATTCAAAGCGCCAGGACGGCCAACATGAACATGCTGCGTGTATGGGGCGGCGGCTATTACGAGTCTGATTTGTTTTATGACCTTTGTGACCGGTACGGCATTCTGGTCTGGCAGGATTTTGGATTTGCCTGCAACGAGTATCCGATGTCCGATCCGGAATTTATGGACAGCGTGAAGGCCGAGGTCGAAGATCAGGTACGGCGGCTGCGCGACCATGCCAGTTTGGCCTTGTGGTGCGGCAATAACGAGGTGGAGCCTTTCTATCTGCTGATGAAAAAGAAATCCGTAGCCGTGCACAAACGTTTCTTCTTCGAGCAGCTGCCGGCCTGGATGAAGCAGCTTGATCCCGTTACGCCATATTGGCCGGGTTCCCCAAGCTCCGGAGGCCCGAAAGATAAAGCCGGACTGCTGAATAAAGGCGACAGCCACCTATGGCAGGTGTGGCACGGCATGAAGCCGATCGAATATTTGGGCGAGCTGCCTGCCCGCTTCTGTTCCGAGTTCGGACTGGAGTCCATGCCTAGCATGCGGACGATCCGCAGCTTTACGGATGCGAAGGAACCGTCCATTTCGGACCCGGTTATGAAAGCGCATCAGAAGTCCCAGGCAGGGAATGAGAAGATGCTGTTCTATATCCTTTCCAAGTACCGGAACCCGGCGAATTTCGAGGACTTTACTTATCTTTCGCAGCTGATTCAGGCAGAGGCCGTGCAGATGGCGACCGAAGGCTGGCGGCGCAGCACAGGCCGCTGCAACGGTGCGCTGTATTGGCAGTATAACGACTGCTGGCCGACCGCATCCTGGTCTGGCATTGATTATGAGAAGCAGTATAAGGCGCTGCAGTATAAGGCCAGACATTTCAACGCCATGCTTTGCGTATCCGCCCATATGCGGAAGGACAAAGCGGAGATTTATGTCATCAACGACTATGCGGAGAGCTTTACTGGAACGCTTCAATGGAAAATCGCTGATTTCAGCGGCCAGGTGATCGCCTCCTCTACAGCTACTGCCCAGGCTGGACCAGCCGCAGCGGTCAAGCTGCTTGACCTGGATTTTGCCGAGATTGTCGGCCCGCGCAGCCGTAGCGATCTGCTGCTGTCCTTGACGCTGACGGACCAGGAAGGCCAGACGCGGTTTGAGCAGATCCGGCTGCTGGTGCCGGATAAGAAAGCCCGGCTGCAGAAGCCGCAGATCCGCCAGACGCTTACCGTTAAGGGTGAGACAGCCGAGCTGACTTTGCAGACGGATACGTTTGCCCGCAGCGTACGGGTTGAAATTGAAGGCCAGGACGCTCCGCTGTCGGACAATTTCTTTGATCTGGAGACTGGCAGAAGCATTACGCTAACGTTCCCTGTTAAGCCGGGTACGAAGGCTGAGCAGCTGAAGCGGCAGATCAGCATCAAGACGCTGGCTAATGTGACCAGCAAAGGGAATGCGTTTAGCGATGCGTTTCGCCGGATGGCGTTCCGCCTGAAGCCGATCAACTTCTTCACTTGGATGATTTATAAGTTCGTATAA